A genomic region of Paroedura picta isolate Pp20150507F chromosome 4, Ppicta_v3.0, whole genome shotgun sequence contains the following coding sequences:
- the RAP1A gene encoding ras-related protein Rap-1A — protein MREYKLVVLGSGGVGKSALTVQFVQGIFVEKYDPTIEDSYRKQVEVDCQQCMLEILDTAGTEQFTAMRDLYMKNGQGFALVYSITAQSTFNDLQDLREQILRVKDTEDVPMILVGNKCDLEDERVVGKEQGQNLARQWCNCAFLESSAKSKINVNEIFYDLVRQINRKTPVEKKKPKKKSCLLL, from the exons ATGCGTGAGTACAAGCTAGTGGTCCTCGGCTCAGGTGGCGTGGGGAAATCTGCTTTG ACTGTACAGTTTGTTCAGGGAATTTTTGTTGAAAAGTATGACCCTACAATAGAAGACTCCTACAGAAAG caaGTTGAAGTAGACTGTCAACAATGTATGCTTGAAATCCTCGATACAGCAGGGACA GAGCAATTTACAGCAATGAGGGATCTCTATATGAAGAATGGTCAGGGGTTTGCACTAGTATATTCTATTACAGCACAGTCTACGTTCAATGATTTACAGGACCTGAGGGAACAGATCTTACGAGTCAAGGACACTGAAGAT GTTCCGATGATTCTGGTTGGCAATAAATGTGACCTGGAAGATGAGCGTGTAGTTGGCAAAGAACAGGGACAGAACTTAGCAAGACAGTGGTGTAACTGTGCCTTTCTAGAGTCATCTGCGAAGTCTAAAATCAATGTTAATGAG ATCTTTTATGATCTCGTGAGACAGATAAATAGAAAAACACCAGTGGAAAAGAAGAAGCCTAAAAAGAAATcatgtctgctgctttag